The Deltaproteobacteria bacterium DNA segment AAAGATTATTCTTGATATCGACGCTGACCGCCTGGCCGCCTGAGTCGGTGACCGCCTTCCACATCATCTCGATCAGGGGATCGGTGGACCCACAGATGTGCAGGACCTTGGGAGACCGCCAGGCCGCTAAGATGCGGGTCAGTCGGGGCGCAATCAATTCCTTGAAGGTCCTGGGACTCAGTAAATCCGCGGCTACGCCGGGTTCTCTGAGGGTAATATAATCCGCCCCGGCCGCCAGGAGGGCCTTCCCGTTATTGATGATCATTTCGGTGAATTGATCCAGGATGTCCTCCACCCGGGCCTTCTCCTTAAAAACCCCTTTCAGGACCTTGTCCAGCTCAATGGTTTGACCGCACTGGGTGAAAGGCCCTAATTGCCAGGCACCGAGGGCCAGCTCGGGGGCTTCTTTTTTGACGATCTTGATGGCCTCGGGAATAATATTCATCGGATACCGGTCGATGAGATGCTCAATGTCATCCCGGGTAATCCTCACTTCCTCCAGGGTAGTCCATTTTTTAGTGGGAATCGTCGGGTAGAGGGTATCCTCGGAATCTTCGTAAAGGCTGATTTCATTTCCCAGGGCCTGGGATTCCCAACACATATCATAGGGGATGACCACCGAATCCAGCTTGAACATGCGGGCCGATTCGATGCCCGACCAGGCCAGTCTTTCGGCATTACGGTGGACGGTGGGAAATTTATAACCCAATTTCTTGATGGCCGGACGGAGCACCATACCCATCCCGGAAAAAAAGGGCATCACATCCACCGGTTCGCGGTTAAAAAAACGTTTTACTCTTTCTATAGGCGTAAGATTAGCCATGGCACATACTCCTTTCTTCTTCCTCTCTGATATGTTTAAGGGTTGTTCATTTGATGGTAATTTCGCACATGAAAAAAAGTTCAAGGTCCAGGTTCAAGGAAAAACCGAAACCTTCGTTAATTCCGAAATCCGCAATCCGCAATCCGAATTCAAACCGCTATGGTTACCACCCGGTAACAGCGCAAACAGCGCTCCGCCTCGGCCACCGCCTCGGCCGGAGAAAAACCCTGTTCCACTTCTTCAAAAGAAGCCTTCCGGGTTTCAGGGTTCAACTTTGCACCATCTTTTCGATTACGAACCTCGGAAACCTTGACCACTTCTTCCGGGTTATAAATTTTGATGGTTTTAAAAAGGAGATCGAAATAGTCGTCGTTCCCCTCTGTAAGCGGCAAACCGTTTATGAGCCGATCCATGGCCAAAGCTGCTTTTTTACCCATGGCGCCGGCCTCGATCAAGGACCGGGGGCCCAGGGCGGCATCCCCGCCGGCAAAGAGGAAGGGATCTTCTGTTTGCAGGGTAAAGGGATCGAACTTCATCGTCCCCCATTCGGTGAGGGTGCAGGCACAGTCAGGCCCCAAACAGGCCCAGTCCGATTCCTGACCCAGGGCCGGGATGACCCCGTCCACTTCTAAAAGGAACTCCGAGCCTTCGACCGGTATGGGACGGGGACGGCCGCTGGCATCCGCCTGGCCCAAAGTCATCTTGAGACATTCGATGGCCTTGACCTTTCCATTTTCTCCAATAATACGCTTGGGGTTGGTCAACAGGTGAAACCGGATGCCTTCGGCTTCACAGTCTTTTATTTCTTCCTCAAGGGCCGGCATTTCTTCCCGGCTCCGCCGGTAGATAATAAATGCTTCTTCGACTCCCAATCTCCGGGCTGTTCGAACCGCATCGATGGCCACATTCCCGCCGCCGATCACGGCGACACGTTTTCCCGGCATTATTTTTTCCCCTAATCGCACCTCCCGGAGAAAATCGACTCCGGGATAAACCCCTTCCAGGTCTTCCCCGGGAAGTCCCAGTTTTTTACATTCATGGGCCCCGATGGAGATAAAAACCGCCTGGTAGCCTTCCTTTCGGAGTTGCTCGGTGGTCAGGTCCTTCCCTATTTCCAAACCGGTTTTGATCGTAACGCCCAGGTTTTGAATCGCCTCGATCTCGGACTGAACAACGGTACCGGGGAGGCGATATTCCGGGATGCCTATGGCCATCATCCCGCCGGCCAGGGGTTGTTTTTCAAAAATCGTAACCTCATGTCCTTTCAGGGCCAAATGATAGGCGCAGGCCAGACCGGCCGGACCTGCGCCGACAATAGCCGCTTTCCCCCCCTTTTCCGAAAGGGTGACCTGAAATTCAGGCCCTTTCCCTTTTAACCATTCCTGGTCGGCCACGAACCGTTTCAACAGCCGGATGGCAATAGGCTCATCGGCATTGGCCCGTCGGCAATGCTGCTCACAAGGGTGATAACAAACACGGCCCACCACGCCCGGCAGGGGCAGTTTCTCGCGAATCACCCCCAGGGATTCGGGGAACTTGGCATCCTTGATCAATTCGACATACTTGGGTATGTCCAAGTGGATCGGACAGGCGTCCATGCAAGGGGCGGTCAACTTAGAATAACAGGTTACTTTCTCGCCTCCCTCCCCTCGAGTCGAAGGATGGAAGGCCTCGGGAAAATACTTCAGGGCATGGAAAAGGGGGGTTGGACCGGCCTTGCCGATGCTGCATTTGGAGCTGTCCATGACCGCTTCGGCCGCCGATTTTAAAAATTCCAGGTCCTCCTCAGTGGCCTCGCCGCTTTGGATATCGGCGATGACCTCCAACAGTTCTTTATAACCCGTGGTGCAGTAATTACATTTTCCGCAGGTCTTTGAGCTTTCATGAAGGGCTTCCAAATAGACCCGGCAGAGATCCACGATATCCAGAGCGCCGGAACGGAGAATGATCCCGTCCCAGCCGATCAAGGCCTTGATCTTTTCCTGGGCCTTAAAGGTTTCCGGTAAGTTGAAAAGGTCCGGGGATTCGTAGGTACCGGGGTCTTGCCCGCGATTATCAACCAGTCGCCCTCCCCAAGAACTAAAAACGATGTCTGTCATTATGTGCGCTCCCATCAGTGGCGGCCGTAAACAATCGATTTCTTATCGTTCTACTTTTTTCAATTCACCGGCCTTGTCCCAACTGACCTGGAGCTGATTGGCAAAATCAGGCCACAACTTGAACAGGGGATGGTTCGGGTCTTTCGGTAATCGTTTGGTTTCATCAAAAACCGCTGTAGCTAAAAAGGCATCCCCTACGGCTACGGCCGGCATCACCCTTCCTGAACCGGCCATGGGACCGGTAAAAATCAGATCATTAAAATAAAAAGCCGCCAGGGCTTCCAATCCGGCATCCATCCCGGCCCAGCTTTTAAAATCCCATTTTTCCTTGTATTGTTTAAACATCATATAAGATCCATTGCTGGGAGCGCTGGCCGTGGCAAATCCCCATTTCTCCTTGATCAAGCGATTGGCCAGTCCGCAAATAGCCGTGGCCGGGGCATTTAAAACGGAGGTGTCAACGATGATGGTCTCAAATTTGGCTCCCACTTTTTCAATGGCATTCAGGAGTTTCTGGGTCCCGGTGATCCGTCCGGTGGCCATCTGGTCGGCCATATCAAAGGCGACTAAGAGGACATTTTTTACCCCGATATCGGAAATCTCCCTAATCTCGGTTTCAATATTTTCTTCCCAGACGGTCAGGCTGTTATAAAACATACGATCCAATAATCCCTTTTCCGCGCAATAGGCCGCCCCTTCGATCTTCGATTTCATCATAATGGCATCGATACAAAAAGGCATCTTGCTGACGGAAGTAACAAAGTCAATGTATTTGTCGAACTTCTCCCCTGGACTGGCGACGATATCGGCCATGGCCGGGACGCCCATTTCATCGGTAAATTTATCAACATTTTTCAGTATTTCTTCGGCCCGCTTTTCATTAAATCCTTTTCGACGGGCACCCTTATCAAAGAGTTTGTCGCTCTCCTGAAAAATAGAGAAACAACAGATGGTCGGATAATCACCCGATTGCCCTCCGATCTTTATGCCTCCGATCTCTCCAACTTTTTGCTCTGTTTTTATCTCAAACATAAAATCCCCTCCCTTATATCTCGATGATAACTAATGCAAATTACTATATTATTACTATTTAATTAGCCTTAACCCGGAAAGAAAAGGTCTTTCCCCATCGGCCAAAGACCTTTGCCACCTGGGAAGAAGACTGAAACGGGAAAACCCCGTTCCCGCCTCTTCCCAGGAATAAAATTTTCTCAGGAGTCAACACGGGTCTTTGTACCTGACCCGGCTTTCTTTAAATTTTCCTGAATCTTGTCGAACTCAAACCCCACTCCCCTCAAGGACTTGATCCGCTCGGCCATTTGAGGATTCGGGGCCCGTTTAGCCATCTCATCGATCAATTCTTCATATTGAGGGATGATGCTTTCAAAAACGAGGTCATTCTCAATGCAGATGGTCGGCAAAACCCTGCCTTTCATTTCAATAAATTTGCCTATACCCTCTTTATTCTTGATCGACCATTCTTTATATTCGATCATGTCCTGGACGTCTTTGGGTAAGGCGGCAATCGATTCCATCATATACCCGCAGGCCGCACATTGGACGCTGTCCAGCGTAAGAACGCTAATCGTTATTTTATCTGCCATGGCTTCCCTCCTTTGGGTTTATCCCGTCTTACCATTTTTCAGGATATTTGGCGTAATATTGTTCAAACCAGGCCTTGGCTTCATACGCTTGATCCATATGTTCCACCGGAACATCGTAGGGCATGTCTCAGCCAGGGGCGAAGGTAAATCCGGTGGCCCCTCCGGAAGCCAGGCTGACGATGGCGTCTTCCCGCGGAGACAGCAATCCCAGACTCAGGGCCAAGGTCAGTTTAAGATTGCCTCCAAAGCCCACTCCGTATTTGAGGGCCATATCCCGAACCCAAAGCAGATTAAGTTGTTCATCAATAGCGAAACCGTGGGTTCCGATCTTGCAAACCTCTTCCATGACCCGGGTGCAATCACCGCAAATAAAAAACGAAGAGGTTTTTCCGGCATCATGAATGGCCTTAATGGCCGGTTGGCAATTGGGGGTGACAAATTCCCTGAAGGTCTCCGGCTTAATCTGGGAAGCCACCGGGTCAACGATGGCGATAATATCACAGCCCATTTCCGCATAAAATTTAGCTGAAAGGGCCCCGACTTCTCCGGCAAATTTGATGACTTCATGGGCCTTGGCTTTATTTTTGTAGACATCGGTAAAAATCCGCACCCCGGCCAGGTGGGAGGCCAAGGTCAAAGGACCACAAAGAAGCCCCATCATGACGCAGTCCGCTTCATCCAATAGGGGTTTGGCCAGCTTGGCGCCTTCGAAGATGGTCGGCCAGCGTCCCGAATCCTTGGTGGGAAACTTCAACCCCGAGTCGGCCAGACTTTTGTCGGATAAGGGATGGTTGGTAACCGAGGGGACGTTGTCGGGCCACCATTTCAGATCGCAGCCTACGGCATTGGCCTCCACCGAAAGATCAAAGAGCAAGGGAACGCCATCGGCATGGTATCTCTTGGCGGCGGCAACGACTCCTTTAGCCAGGAGCTGGGGGTCCTTCAAAAATTTGTCCGCTGGTTCGTTGATCAGAAAAGCGCTATGAACACCTGAATAAGGCACCCAGGGTACCGAGGCAGGTCTTTTCCCCCGATAAGCATCAATCAAATTCTGTTTAGACATTTTTTTCCTCCTCCCACAAAATTGTTTGCACTTGGTCCTGATCCAAAACAACACCCTTTCTTATCTATTTTTTACCCTTCCACCTCCTTTCACACTGCGAGAT contains these protein-coding regions:
- a CDS encoding FAD-dependent oxidoreductase — translated: MTDIVFSSWGGRLVDNRGQDPGTYESPDLFNLPETFKAQEKIKALIGWDGIILRSGALDIVDLCRVYLEALHESSKTCGKCNYCTTGYKELLEVIADIQSGEATEEDLEFLKSAAEAVMDSSKCSIGKAGPTPLFHALKYFPEAFHPSTRGEGGEKVTCYSKLTAPCMDACPIHLDIPKYVELIKDAKFPESLGVIREKLPLPGVVGRVCYHPCEQHCRRANADEPIAIRLLKRFVADQEWLKGKGPEFQVTLSEKGGKAAIVGAGPAGLACAYHLALKGHEVTIFEKQPLAGGMMAIGIPEYRLPGTVVQSEIEAIQNLGVTIKTGLEIGKDLTTEQLRKEGYQAVFISIGAHECKKLGLPGEDLEGVYPGVDFLREVRLGEKIMPGKRVAVIGGGNVAIDAVRTARRLGVEEAFIIYRRSREEMPALEEEIKDCEAEGIRFHLLTNPKRIIGENGKVKAIECLKMTLGQADASGRPRPIPVEGSEFLLEVDGVIPALGQESDWACLGPDCACTLTEWGTMKFDPFTLQTEDPFLFAGGDAALGPRSLIEAGAMGKKAALAMDRLINGLPLTEGNDDYFDLLFKTIKIYNPEEVVKVSEVRNRKDGAKLNPETRKASFEEVEQGFSPAEAVAEAERCLRCYRVVTIAV